In Zingiber officinale cultivar Zhangliang chromosome 1A, Zo_v1.1, whole genome shotgun sequence, the DNA window GAAGAGGAGGCATTGCAAACCATGTGCATGCTAGAGGAACATCAATGGCTTGCGAAAAGATCAATGTAGGAGGTGCTAGAAGATCAACATTGGGATAGATAGCATGATGTTTCTGATACCATCTTATGTTATGGGCATCTTATTAAATTCCAATCACCAATGTTTGTCCCTCTACCTATgttaattaatcattaatataaaataatactCGAAACCTTGTAACACAGTATTACAAATAGGTTCCTTAGAAAGGAATTAGTAGGAAACCCCAATAGGTAAGGCATGTTTTTACTTGACATACTTTTACTACTTTTTTGAGTTAAAGACCTTTTAATTTGATTCACTAGTAAATTGCTATACTCTGGGTGTTGAAGGGAAACAAGCCAAGTGGGAGGAGGGAGATCATAGGAGCAAAGACCAATCTAAGACTACATCTGATATGGTCTGACAAGAAGATGGTACTGTTTTGGGAAAATACCAAAACCAATATCAAATTCATAGTTATGTTAAGCAAGAAGATGTTATTGTCTTGTGCTCCTAAGGATTTAAACTAGCATTCCTTGGTAGTTATAAGAAGCAAAAAATGATGTGGTATTTGATAAGAGCAGGTTATTTCACAATAGACAGAAGGGTCAAATTGTGTTGGTCAACATGGACAGAATTTATTATTCAGCCCAATGACGCATGCGAGAAGGCACAAGAAATCTTAACCCTCCATCACAACAATGAGAAGCTCCACCTTCCTCCTCCAAAACACCCTAAGCTCCACCTTCTTCCTCAATGATGCCCTGAACTCCATCTTCCTCCTCTCCGATGTCCTAACCCATCGACACACTCCTCTACACTAACCCTTCCTCCATGCCAAAACCCTAGCTATCTCCTCTAACACATCTCACATGACCTCTCTTCATTCCAGGTAAGCTTTATCCAACACCCTATTTTGTTTGCTCTCCTacacttcttcatcttcctccaacACCAGCATTCTTTGTCCTCCTTTAACACACTTCCAACACCAATATGGCACTATCTCGAGCCAGTCGAGGACCAAAACCCCAGATTGGCTTGATATTTCAATCCTTGATTTGTACTTAGAAGGCATAGCACAAGTGAGTTCCATATATTTCAAGACTTGTCAAGATGTGGACTATTTCTATAACCAAATAAGGCAGCAAGTTATAAATGAAAGTAATGATACATAAGAAAAGAGGTTTGATACTCACCTTTACTGCCAGTTGACAAATTCACACTTATACTATCCCCAGCTGATTTTGGTATCATCACAACTGGCATAGATATATTAGGTGGAGTATCATTTTGAGTGCAGACCATTACCGGAGTATCTATGTTAAAGATTTCACACCACATATTAGTTACTCAGTTTAATTTGACatgaaaaattaaggaaaagtaaATTAACAGTTACCTTCATCATCATTTATCACCAATAGAGCAGCTGCACCACAGGACTCTGCGATTTTTGCCTTATCTTCATAGTTGCAATTCCCACGTTTTGCAATGACAATTGAGTTACTTACCTGCAAACGACAAGCAAAGTAAAAATAAGAACTATTTTTATGTCTATGTAGAAGCATTGTGAACAACTTTATAATGATGAAGGACCTCTGTTCATTTCTTTGAATCTCACTACTTCAATTCCTCCTCCCTACAGATAGAAAACTCAAGCTCCCCTTAATTTCTCTACCAACGCACAATATTAATTATATTGACTGTAGAGGGAATATCGTAAAGAGGCCATATTCACAGAACTGCAGAATTAATGTATTTTTTATAGTATAGAATTATAGATAGACCCCTCTTACTTAGCTTGTCTCTCTTAATTCTTTTTGTTTAATTTCTTTTTGCCATCTTTCTCTAATCTCCGCCCTCTTTATTTACTCTTAGTTTCTCACTCTTCCTCCCTATATCTCTGGTCACTAGTTTTCAGGTTTATATATATTTAGGACCTCGCAGTGAGAAATCTCCATAAGCATCTGTGtctgtgtgtgtgtatatattaaAACAGTAGGCCAGCAGGCATGAAGGAATTCGACCTTTGAAGACAATTTAGTGCAAGAGTCAAATGGATTTGCAAGAGCAGCTGGCAGTTTTATTGCTTTGGAAAGACTGATTGGCAAAGATGCACCGAATCTAGCACTTTGTCCTTCTAAATATGACTTTTCATTACCATTAATCCAATTCTTTATCAAAACctgaaaaaacaaaacaaatttgCTTATTTACAATCAACTCATTTTTTATATGTTGCATAAAATGAGTACTGTTAATAAACTTGCATGATACGCTAACAAGGAAGGGCATAACAACCAACTCATATTAATCAATGAAAAACATTTGTATGATGTAACATTCAGCAGCTAACTTGAAATATTACATGCCTAGAGACTCAACAACATTGCTTATTCTATTCAAAGACTGAAAACACATGCATAGATGTTTTGAGACAGAGTTtagaatttaattaatcaaaaccAGGGAATTAAGAATGGAAACTTTATAATTGCACACCCTTTTCATCAAATTATGTCACTGGATGCATGATAGCATGAATTAAAACTTGAGCTATCTATACATTAAAATCTATTTTCCAATTACCGTAGAGTCATATGTCAATATGATTACTAACTATTGAATACGTAAAGTTTATagtaattctaataaatttaataatttacaaTTCCCATTTACTTATAAAattccattatttttttttcaattcccATATTTATCCTTGTTGATCTctcttttatcttttttattaaaatagttggataaatttttattattgtgACTGAATTAGAATCATTATTACATTGTTTAATTGCATTCTTAAAATTTGTTCCAAACAAATTAATGATTTTCATTATAAAAATTTGCATTATCAATAGATAAAATTCaattttctatttgatcaaaTATCTCTAGGGCTTCATCATAATCAATATACTCTCCATGTTCATATTTTAATCATTTTACATGTAAAGATCTAATATTGTAAAAGATTCCTTAGAAATAATCCTATTAATTTTATCTCATTAGAGCCCAAAGAATATAAGAGTGGGGAACTAGAAATTTATaaatcaaagaaaatattttaaccaTGCTATACATAGCCTAATCTCAAATCATGGAAAGAAATGTCGTTCTGTTGCCGCCTAACACAGACGATTTTTACCGTTCCGCCGGGCGGGCGAAACCAACACCAGAGGCATCCTATCTCGACGTGTCGCAGATGGCGCCAGAGAAATCACAAGACGCCTCCGACGGCGCCGGAAGCATCAAGACGCCTTCGGCGGCGCCGGAAGCATAGGGAAGCCTCCAGCCGCGCCGAAGGCGTCGTGGGACACCTCTTGCGGCGCCGAAGGAATCGCGAGATGCCTCCCGTGATGCCTTTGGCACCGCCGGAAGCCTCCGACAACGCTTCCGGTGTTGCTGGACGCCTCTGGCGACGCTTCCCTCGCCGCCAGACGCGTCCCCTATCCACCCCGGACGGGCAGCAGTGCATTTAGGGCAGGCAGCggcattttttctaaaattaattttctatttaattaatttaaacaattcctaaggtACGCGTGATATTTCGAACAagcttttataaaccctaattaaattattctaataaaaaatatatttaaaattaaaataaatttaataaattttattaattactattttgaaaatttaataattctgattaatattctaatattttttattattttatattattttaaattttatttaaaatctttaaaaattctaaaaaaaataaaaaatctattttttttaaatattctaataaattaaatttatattctaatatttttttattattttatatttttttattatttaattaataattaattaaatgaataaataattaatttatataattattatatatctttgtattaatttatagaattattattatagatagatcaattttaatttgagatattaataaattaattttatttaaaaaatatttaattatttttctaacaatattaaattattcaataattgagaactcaTACAAattcaatatacaacttattttatatacaccataaacatatttatcttatcattactatatataaattaaaaaataacgaATCATATTGGCACGGCACGATATGATACCGAAACCTCGGCATggatcgaaattttaaaccttgtctCAAATTACTCGTCTTATATTTTCCTAGCCTAGTTACCTCAACCTTAGGTTGGCTAGTTATTTTGCAGTAAAAAAATAGATGGATGGTAATCTCATATAGAATACAAGGGCAGCGCACAAAATTCCCAACAATGTTGGTTCCGAGAAGGGTCGGATGGGTCTAtttgttggtgtagggagcaccacATCGAACATATGTTTTGATGTATAGTGTGTTTAAAGTTAGGTTATTTGTGGATATGATGTGTGTAAAGTGTAGGGATGTAGGATACTTGATAAAGAAAGAAGTCTTAGTAGATTAAGTGACCAGATACAAGTAGTATAAAAACCCTAGTGGATAGGTGACTAGACACTAGGCGGTTGAAGACTTGGTAGGTACCaagcaatgaaagtcctagtgaatcaGGTGATCCAAAGTCCTAATGGGTTAGGTGACCAGACATCAGAAGAAGTGAAAGTCCTATTGGATCTGCAAGAGCTCTTGACAAGGTAAGTGCTAGGCAGATAAGCTGAGAGACTTTCTAACATAGAAAGTGGTGAGGAGTGCCTACTCTTTCTGGGGTCGAAGGTAGTCTAACAACTAGAGGCAAAGTTGACTAAGATATTGTCCTGTGTTTCAAATTCAAGGTGGGCAACAGTTGTTATCCAAAGCTTAGAAAATGTTTTATGGACTAACTTTGTCGTGCATGAAGCAACTTGGTGTTCTAAGCAATCGGAAGAGGTTCAAGCTACTTGATGTAGATAAGTTCGACCAAACCAGGTCGTGGACTTTCAGGTGAACGGAACAAGGTCCGAGCGGCTTTAGTGTCTGAACCACCGAAGTGTTTCCAAGCAACCCAAAGTCTAGATGTGGCAATCCAAAGGAGACGGTCAAGGGATAAAAGTTGGCCTTGCTCCAAGAGCCCAAAAGGAGTCTAGATGACTAAAATACACTGCATTACCAGATCTAAAGTCGAAGTGGATCAGATCAATAACCAAGTAAGTAGGGTTTCGGTGATCGAAAAGACTTTTATTGATCGTGCATGTGCCACATCAGCGGTCAACAGACCTCTATAAAAGAAATGTCGAGGCTCTTGTTTGCAACACAAAAATTGAGTTTCATATTCGAGATCCTGATCTCTTATTACGCTGCCCACAAGTGCTTCCCAAGTTCAATGGGCAACTCCATTCGTCAAATTTCTATTCTATTATTTTTGTTGCCTTACATTGTTTGTCTATTACTTTAATCTATTAGCTTATTATCttgtaagagatttctccgcCTCTAGAAGTTTTCTGGAAATGAGATATTTTAGAGGAAATTCAAGAGTGATCCATCTGATGGATTATACACTGTGGACATAGGAACATTGGAGGGAAGTTAAACCATGTTAAACGCATGTGTTTGTGTGGTACTTTTATTATATTAActgtttaatattatttaatcaaattttctatttcaaaatatttaatcaaaatttaCTTAGTTATTATTCCAATGcgaatttacttggttattaTTTCACTACAAATTTACTTAGTTATTTTTTACTGCAAACTACTCTGATTGGTTATTTGTTATTTACTATCatctaaaaaattattaaacaCGCTActcatcccccctctagcatgAGTAATTTCTTTCACTATTGTACGTAGTCTTACCCTGCATTGTAAGAGGTTATTTCTATAATTTGAATCTATGAAATAAGCTCAGAGAAATTGTTATCTTTTTATAGACCACGGTTTTTTTTTACTACCCAAAGcttaaataaaataaagaaaaaagatgGCCTTCTAAACTTTAAGACCAGCTCCATCGTAAAGAAAGAGACGGTTAGCCATCAAGGGAGATGAACTTCTTGGATTAAGGAATAAAATTATGAAGAGATGGTTGAATGAAGGAGGAGAATGAAATTTATAGAATCGTTTTGATGTATACCAAAGAGGAACATGAAGGGTTTAGTGCTAGGAAATCTTCATTTATATTTTGGCATAAGAAGTGGGATATTAGGCTAATGGGCAAGCCTAAATATATCGGCAAATTACTAAACCACACAGCCAAAGTTGTCGAATACCCAAATCACGTaggtaaatttcaaaattaccaaatcacaTACCCAATTCCACTTTTACCCTTCCGTATTGCTTGTGCCTACCCTAATCGATTACTAAAATAGAGAAATCGATTCAGGACACCACTATGCTTAATGAACAATTTCCAAATCAATTGCTACAAGGTagcaattgattaaaaaaatctattcgtgttcaaaaaagtATTGCTTTCGATATGGTGTATCACAATGATGTCTGAGGGCATCAAGAAAACTTTACAAGCACATAAgatctagtttcatatcattccgatctctctaggtccatcaactacTTTTGGCCAAAATTGCTTGATGGACCTATGccattcaaaaaattaaaaatttgatatcttcgAAAATATACGAGTCCATTGAACATATTTGTGGTGTCAGTCAGTGAGTATCATCGTCGTGGCAATTATAACAAGCTTCTAACATCATCTCTCATGCCCATTTCGTGTTCAAAACATTGTTGCTTTCAATATGATGTATCACAATGATGTTTGAGGGcataaatataatcaagagaactagatgaacatatagaaactagtttcatctcattctgagctctctaaaTCTATCAACCACTTTTGATCAAAACCAATTGATGAAATAAATTGCTTGGAAATGAGTACAAAAAGAGTTGATTGATgaataaattgcatataatgtcaATTTCTACTAAAAAGCAAATATGGCATATTGTTGTTGTAGTCTTATTACACAAGTAACTAATCGCTCATTATAACATTAGTCTTTCAATGCCCAGCTAACAACATCTAGAAAGAATATTAAGAAAAAAATGCATGAAAATGAAAATGTGGCTGCTATTATCGACATTAAACTAACATAGTGAGAACCAATATCGATTAAGTTAATATGGACTCGTAAATAATCATTACAAGGAACTCCTATTGAAAGAGCATGAGAAAAAGGATGAAGTAaaaaaggcatggaagaaaaagattGGATAGTGTGAAAAGAGGAAACCTGCAAAAGAAGTGTTGGGCTTTTAAACAAGCTTATCTTTTGTCAATATCTTTCCCTAATATAAGGTTACAAAGGACGAGCAGTTATTCTCCTCTTAAAGAAAAGATTGGAACTGTCATTCTAGAATTTGCCAAGTGTTTTGGTTCCTCCATCATGGAATTGGCCAAATGGACTATTTTCACAATGAAATGATTGTAGAGGCAATGCAATACATTGGCAGAAAAAAACTCAATTTTGacattgaaaaaattcaatggaATAACAACTCAGATGTTTTACCAAATCGTTGCACTGAAATTCCAGAGATACGATGAACATacaataaaaaggaaaggaaatttACATCTTGGGAAGTGACATTGCATCCAGGCGAAATCGGGGCAGGCTCCGCGTTCTGGGAGGCGTCGCCAGCGGCAGAAACTCCAATATGCGAGACGGGCGAGAAGGACATGAAGATGAGGGTGACGACAtggaggaaaagagagggaggAATGGCCATGGGCGAAGGAAAATCTGTGTCCTCTGCGATCGGTTAGCAGGATCGCCTCCTTCCTTTTGCCCTccaacaaagaaaactaaaccccaAAAAAGGAGTCGCACAAAAGCGGTTGGGCCTTTGAATTGTTTGTTTGGCCATCCTACACTCGCGTAATGCTCCCAGCAAAGCAAAAGTTGAATCCGTCCGCCTGCTCGGCACGGCCACAGCCATGACAGGAGAAGTTGCTATttttgaagggaaaaaaaaagtcTTTAAACACGTGTTATTATCGGAAGTGAATTTATTATAATTCATTAGTTTCGGATGCATAATTATTTATTTACaaagagataaattaaaaaaattaagtaggtcatcatctataaaaaaaaaaaaaaattattgatctaGGAATCGATCTTTACGTATTTCTATAAATCTATCTGTGATGACCAGTTCAATTATACCCTGAGACCATGTAATCTATTAGTTATAGTATAAGTTGATTATATTTATCTCAATCAGGCATCCTTTACGTGTCGTctctaaattatataaaaacaATTTAAATTATGTAAATTTTTAACCGACCAAGTAAATAATTCATTAGTGAAAAGCATATATATGGCGTTCAAAGATAGAACGGCATTTTCCCAAAGGTACCTAATTTTTTTGAATTTCATACTACTTATCAAATGATACACTTCTGGATACTTGgtgtttaataataataataataataataataataataataataataataataataataataataataataataataatgtacttaattttaatattattcatCCTGCTAATACTTGTAATACTAACGCATCCTCTTCTCTCAGCCTGTCGAAAgcaaaaaatcaaaacacaaaaatcCTAGTCGCAGCTCATCTTCTTCCCCACTCTCACTCAAAAACGCCGAAACTCAAATCATCTCTCATCAACTTTGCCCCTCTCATCCTATAGCCCGTTGTTGGCtcatctccttcctctccttctaTATCTCCTTCTGCACTTCACTTCATTTTCGAGATAGTCAATCTAATCTTGTAAACTCAACTCCTGATGTAGAATGACATATGAATGTGATTCAAACTCTCAATCATCTCCAAAGAGATGTTTAGGGTTTCTGCTTAACCAagcattataatttgaaaaaaaaaattgatttttaatatccATGAGCAGTCCTTCTCTTTTAACATGTTGTCTAAGATTCCTTCCATTTGTAATGGTTTGTATTATTGCCAATAAGGACATTATTTCTTGTTCTTTATTCGAAGTTCCTAAATCCTAAATTCATCAATGAGTTTTATATTGGATTTTATAAGTGAAAACAAACTAAAATACAGTGGAAATTGATCCTTCCAAAAATTCATGCGAATATAAAACTACTCTTGTGACTACTTTAGCAAATAAGATTATTGTCTTTAATACGTGAACAACCATTGAAAGTCTTCTAGTTCGGTCGATCTGAACATGATCAAAATATCCACGACTCTACGGTATCTACACAAGTACTTCCCTTATTTTGTCTCACGAACTCAGGAATTGGAGAGTCTCATCCACCTTTACCTTCTTGCTAGAGATGACTATTTAAGGTGGCAAAAAGAAAAGACTaacttttctcctttttttttatcCTCTTTAAAGAGAAAACTATTTAAGATGACAAAAAGAAATGtctaactcttcatcttctttgCCTTCTTTAAAGAGATGATTATTTAAGATGACAAAAAGAAACAGCTAACTTTTCACCTTCTCCGTCCTCTTTAAAAAATACTAACTACCTTCTTTGTCCTCTTTAAAGAGATGACTATTAGTATTTCTTTTAGCGAACTATATAGTTAGGTTGGgctttaaaagaaaaaggaagcacATTGAATtaactcattaaatcaataagcTTAAGGTCTGAAACCAATTTCAAACTTAAGGCTCAGATCAATCTCCAAATCAATATGTTTTTTatgtgtgactcaa includes these proteins:
- the LOC121998206 gene encoding signal peptide peptidase-like 2, whose translation is MAIPPSLFLHVVTLIFMSFSPVSHIGVSAAGDASQNAEPAPISPGCNVTSQDVLIKNWINGNEKSYLEGQSARFGASLPISLSKAIKLPAALANPFDSCTKLSSKVSNSIVIAKRGNCNYEDKAKIAESCGAAALLVINDDEDTPVMVCTQNDTPPNISMPVVMIPKSAGDSISVNLSTGSKVDLLLYSPIQPILDIGAVICLALMAVGTIVSASVWDEFTSQPIDDNYDQLERKAKMFAILSVCCSMHGLACMIPSSFIFNC